Proteins encoded together in one Gemmatimonadota bacterium DH-78 window:
- a CDS encoding ADOP family duplicated permease: MTPGAPRLPLLVRAILAIGARLAPRAHRERWRREWTAELLAEWTPAIAVEREATPRTRSLPLARLALGSWRDARALHHLDPAHTPHREGRTMSLIDRLVTTTRHAVRGLLQRPAATGVAVLTLSLGLGATAAIFTLLDRVVFSPLDLPDADRLVALRNDVPCVGEGTRWHLATAQLVYYGAESRTLDRVAITSESGANMLTPDGPVRVRTAVVSVDAMEMLGAEAAHGRLLDADDDRPGAPMVAVLSHGFWERALGADPSIVGRGLPLGDGTVEVVGVLKPGVSLPWNAGTDATDVWMPSQVDPAGPFQNSHVYPAFARLAPGAELAAAQAELDALGTRLPDRFPDTYSRGLVDDCGFRARATPLADDVVGDVDQALWLLFGSVGMLLLLAAANVANLVLVRLEARRGAMAVRMALGAGAADLRRLLGIESALLAGAGALGGLLIAAWGVPALARLAPEGVPGLDGTLPGPSAVAFTFGVAALVAFGLTGAALTQLRASTLASAVRNDTRTRTSGLGPQRLRRGLVVAQMSLALALVVGAGLLVRTIGALESVDPGFDPEGVLTVDLYPTPNGRWDDVERWTTWRGILDRVRALPGVEAAGLVTELPLSGGFGCTVQGFPDPGMNERLQARGLTTCAGQAVVAPGVFEALGIPLLEGRTLERSDLDAPERGSVVVSREYAERFWPGQSALGRRVAPSGRSDGPWYTVVGVVGDIPRETIGGEPANAIYYPAVRIPESSGYFPLGFTLVVRTNGVDPLARLAEVRGAVHAVDPTMPLADASALTSAVDRALARVTFTALLLRIAAAVGLLLAAVGLYGVVSYVVARRTREIGTRIALGAEPRGMEWMVLRGTAALVAAGLALGVGLALVGTRWMAGMLFGVRPADPLTLAIAALLLTGVAMAAAWLPARRAARVDPAVALRAE; the protein is encoded by the coding sequence GTGACGCCGGGCGCCCCGCGGCTCCCCCTGCTCGTTCGCGCGATCCTCGCCATCGGGGCCCGGCTGGCCCCACGGGCGCACCGCGAGCGGTGGCGCAGGGAGTGGACGGCGGAGCTGCTCGCGGAGTGGACACCCGCGATCGCGGTCGAGCGCGAGGCCACGCCGCGCACCCGCTCCCTCCCGCTCGCCCGCCTCGCGCTCGGCAGCTGGCGCGACGCCCGCGCCCTGCACCACCTCGATCCCGCGCACACCCCTCACCGGGAGGGCCGCACCATGTCGCTCATCGACCGCCTGGTCACCACCACGCGCCACGCCGTGCGCGGGCTCCTGCAGCGTCCCGCCGCGACGGGGGTCGCCGTGCTCACCCTCTCCCTCGGGCTTGGAGCCACGGCGGCCATCTTCACCCTGCTCGACCGGGTGGTCTTCTCGCCCCTCGACCTGCCCGACGCCGACCGCCTCGTGGCGCTGCGCAACGACGTGCCCTGCGTGGGCGAGGGCACCCGCTGGCACCTGGCCACGGCACAGCTCGTGTACTACGGTGCCGAGAGCCGCACCCTCGACCGCGTCGCAATCACCTCCGAGTCGGGCGCCAACATGCTCACGCCCGACGGCCCGGTGCGGGTGCGCACGGCGGTGGTCAGCGTCGATGCGATGGAGATGCTCGGAGCCGAGGCCGCGCACGGGCGTCTGCTCGACGCCGACGACGATCGCCCGGGGGCGCCGATGGTGGCCGTGCTGTCGCACGGGTTCTGGGAGCGGGCGCTGGGCGCGGATCCCTCGATCGTGGGACGGGGACTCCCCCTCGGCGACGGCACCGTGGAGGTGGTGGGGGTGCTGAAGCCCGGAGTGAGCCTTCCCTGGAACGCGGGCACCGATGCGACCGACGTCTGGATGCCGAGCCAGGTGGATCCGGCCGGTCCCTTCCAGAACAGCCACGTGTATCCGGCCTTCGCCCGGCTGGCCCCCGGGGCGGAACTGGCCGCCGCGCAGGCCGAGCTCGACGCCCTCGGCACCCGGCTCCCCGATCGCTTCCCCGACACCTACTCGCGAGGTCTCGTGGACGACTGCGGCTTTCGGGCCCGCGCCACGCCGCTCGCCGACGATGTGGTGGGCGATGTGGACCAGGCGCTCTGGCTGCTGTTCGGATCCGTGGGAATGCTCCTGCTGCTCGCGGCCGCGAATGTCGCCAATCTGGTGCTCGTGCGACTCGAGGCGCGGCGCGGGGCGATGGCGGTGCGCATGGCGCTGGGCGCCGGGGCAGCCGACCTCCGCCGCCTGCTCGGCATCGAGAGCGCGCTGCTGGCGGGGGCCGGGGCGCTCGGCGGGTTGCTGATCGCCGCCTGGGGGGTCCCGGCGCTGGCCCGACTCGCACCCGAAGGGGTGCCCGGCCTCGACGGCACCCTGCCGGGGCCCTCGGCCGTGGCGTTCACCTTCGGGGTCGCGGCCCTGGTGGCCTTCGGACTGACCGGTGCCGCCCTCACCCAGCTGCGCGCCTCCACCCTGGCGAGCGCGGTGCGAAACGACACCCGCACCCGCACCTCGGGGCTCGGCCCCCAGCGGCTGCGGCGGGGTCTCGTGGTGGCCCAGATGTCGCTCGCACTCGCCCTGGTCGTGGGCGCGGGGCTGCTGGTGCGTACCATCGGCGCGCTCGAGTCGGTCGACCCCGGCTTCGATCCCGAGGGCGTGCTCACGGTCGATCTCTACCCGACGCCGAACGGGCGCTGGGACGACGTCGAGCGATGGACCACCTGGAGAGGGATCCTCGATCGGGTCCGCGCGCTCCCGGGGGTGGAGGCCGCCGGCCTCGTGACCGAGCTGCCGCTCTCGGGCGGCTTCGGCTGCACGGTGCAGGGCTTTCCCGACCCCGGCATGAACGAGCGACTGCAGGCCCGGGGTCTCACCACCTGCGCGGGGCAGGCCGTGGTGGCCCCGGGGGTGTTCGAGGCCCTCGGCATCCCGCTGCTCGAGGGCCGCACGCTCGAGCGCTCCGACCTCGACGCCCCCGAGCGCGGGTCGGTGGTGGTGAGCCGCGAGTACGCCGAGCGCTTCTGGCCGGGCCAGTCCGCGCTGGGTCGCCGGGTGGCCCCGTCGGGGCGCAGCGACGGCCCCTGGTACACGGTGGTGGGGGTCGTGGGCGACATCCCGCGTGAAACGATCGGCGGCGAGCCCGCCAACGCCATCTACTACCCGGCCGTGCGCATTCCGGAGTCGAGCGGCTACTTCCCGCTGGGCTTCACCCTGGTGGTGCGCACGAATGGAGTCGATCCCCTCGCGCGCCTCGCGGAGGTGCGGGGAGCCGTTCACGCGGTCGACCCCACGATGCCGCTGGCCGATGCCTCGGCCCTCACCTCGGCGGTCGACCGCGCCCTCGCGCGCGTCACCTTCACGGCTCTGTTGCTTCGGATCGCGGCAGCGGTGGGACTCCTGCTCGCCGCGGTGGGGCTCTACGGCGTGGTGTCGTACGTGGTGGCGCGCCGCACCCGCGAGATCGGCACCCGGATCGCCCTGGGCGCCGAACCCCGGGGCATGGAGTGGATGGTGCTGCGCGGCACGGCGGCGCTCGTCGCTGCGGGTCTCGCCCTCGGCGTCGGGCTGGCGCTCGTCGGTACCCGCTGGATGGCCGGCATGCTCTTCGGCGTTCGGCCCGCCGACCCGCTCACCCTGGCGATCGCGGCACTCCTGCTCACGGGGGTGGCCATGGCGGCCGCCTGGCTGCCCGCGCGGAGAGCGGCGCGGGTCGATCCCGCGGTGGCGTTGAGGGCGGAGTGA
- a CDS encoding PadR family transcriptional regulator codes for MSPRDQVTFNAALVLQAIRLGHAYGFEVMRVTELPSGTVYPILRRLEGAGLVRSEWEDASSAHGDARPARRYYRITPEGAAALEVALERIAAQRSLLGPQAGSAE; via the coding sequence ATGAGCCCGCGCGATCAGGTCACCTTCAATGCCGCCCTCGTACTGCAGGCGATCCGGCTCGGCCACGCCTACGGCTTCGAGGTGATGCGTGTGACGGAGCTGCCGAGCGGCACCGTGTATCCGATCCTGCGGCGGCTCGAGGGCGCGGGACTCGTGCGATCGGAGTGGGAAGACGCCTCATCGGCGCATGGAGACGCCCGCCCCGCGCGGCGCTATTACCGGATCACCCCCGAGGGCGCCGCAGCGCTCGAGGTGGCCCTCGAGCGGATCGCTGCGCAGCGCAGCCTGCTCGGCCCACAGGCGGGGAGCGCCGAGTGA
- a CDS encoding PadR family transcriptional regulator translates to MTDSLNLLKGTVDVLILRALEAGPLHGYGVAEWIESVTDGTLLLEEGTLYPALHRLQRKGMVEGEWGVSDNNRRARFYRLTAAGRRRLSRDTEDWVRYARAVGRALGVPGEGGR, encoded by the coding sequence ATGACCGACTCGCTCAACCTGCTGAAGGGCACCGTCGACGTCCTGATTCTGCGCGCCCTCGAGGCCGGCCCCCTGCACGGGTACGGGGTGGCGGAGTGGATCGAGTCGGTCACCGACGGCACCCTGCTGCTCGAGGAGGGCACCCTCTATCCGGCGCTCCACCGGTTGCAGCGGAAGGGGATGGTGGAGGGCGAGTGGGGGGTGAGCGACAACAATCGACGGGCGCGCTTCTACCGCCTCACCGCGGCGGGGCGTCGCCGGCTGTCGCGCGATACCGAGGACTGGGTCCGCTACGCGCGGGCCGTGGGGCGCGCACTCGGCGTGCCGGGCGAGGGCGGGCGGTGA
- a CDS encoding ABC transporter permease: protein MTLPGTPPEPSPHDEVDEEIRFHLERKVERLIARGMPRAEAEREAARRFGNVEEVRMKMRSEVRRRRRSDRVRQWFDEWSQDVRFAARQWRRNPGFTLVVVLTLALGIGANTAIFSVVDHVLLRPLPYPDADRLGVLWTDVSRRGGPADEWLSYANFVDVVEGTPAVSEGALWGGFNPTLTGRGEAMAVSGAVVTEGMFSRVLKVEPVIGRGFLPDDDRPGAPNVLVVAHDFWRDVLGAPPEVAGTTVLLNDVPYEVVGVMPADFRPPFVPDARIWAAPQLDPVGQAQNRGGFSWRSVVRLAPGADFDAARTAIDGLAARLESDHPQSNTDMGFALLELRDDMVADARTGLWVVLGSVVLLLVVACVNVANLLLARATSRTAELSVRSALGARRSRLVRQMVAESVGLALLGGALGVLLGVVGTRLLVALAPAGTPRIESVAVDLRILAVTTVVAVGAGILFGLAPALQVSGRNLQSRLREEGRAGLGGRSGLRLRNALVAAQVALALVVLVGAGLLTRSFDNLRTVDLGFEPDRALSFFVNLPVSRYPDGAEIRPAIREFEQRLAAVPGVERVGTINSLPLSGFDGDATFFIEGRTPPPPGQESAAWLRRVTPDYREAAGLRLLSGRWIESADEAGGVPVALVNETLVERHFPGENPIGRRIDFGEPGGALYEIVGVVADIRHFSIRDDRREAVYLAFDQVPTRSAFVVVRAAEGRDPALLAPEVRRVVSDLDPSLAAQRITPMAELVADALAADRFLTTLLNLFAAATLVLAVVGLYGVVSVSVGARLRELGVRMALGAEASGIAGLVVRRALLLVGIGVGAGVVLAFMGTPVLASLLYGVRADDPLTFLLVAAVLVTVAAGAAAVPAWRASRVDPVKVLRAE, encoded by the coding sequence GTGACGTTGCCCGGCACCCCTCCCGAGCCCTCGCCTCACGACGAGGTGGACGAGGAGATCCGCTTTCATCTGGAGCGGAAGGTGGAGCGATTGATCGCACGGGGCATGCCCCGCGCGGAGGCGGAGCGGGAGGCCGCTCGCCGATTCGGAAACGTGGAGGAGGTGAGGATGAAGATGCGGAGCGAAGTCCGACGTCGGCGCCGGAGCGATCGGGTGCGGCAGTGGTTCGACGAGTGGAGTCAGGATGTGCGGTTCGCGGCCCGACAGTGGCGGCGCAACCCCGGGTTCACCCTCGTGGTGGTGCTCACCCTGGCCCTCGGGATCGGGGCGAACACGGCCATCTTCTCGGTGGTCGACCACGTGCTGCTGCGACCGCTGCCCTATCCCGATGCCGATCGCCTGGGCGTGCTGTGGACCGACGTGTCGCGGCGCGGTGGGCCGGCCGACGAGTGGCTGTCGTACGCCAACTTCGTGGATGTGGTGGAGGGCACGCCGGCGGTGTCGGAGGGCGCTCTGTGGGGGGGCTTCAACCCCACGCTGACGGGTCGGGGCGAGGCCATGGCCGTATCCGGCGCGGTGGTGACCGAGGGCATGTTTTCGCGGGTGCTGAAGGTGGAGCCGGTGATCGGCCGGGGGTTCCTGCCCGACGACGATCGCCCGGGTGCGCCGAACGTGCTCGTGGTGGCGCACGACTTCTGGCGCGACGTGCTCGGCGCCCCGCCGGAGGTGGCGGGCACCACCGTGCTCCTCAACGACGTGCCGTACGAGGTGGTGGGCGTGATGCCGGCCGACTTCCGCCCACCCTTCGTGCCCGACGCTCGGATCTGGGCCGCCCCTCAGCTCGACCCCGTGGGGCAGGCTCAGAACCGCGGCGGCTTCAGCTGGCGGTCGGTGGTGCGGCTCGCCCCGGGCGCCGACTTCGACGCCGCCCGCACGGCCATCGACGGCCTCGCGGCGCGCCTTGAGTCGGACCATCCGCAGTCCAACACCGACATGGGCTTCGCCCTTCTCGAACTCCGCGACGACATGGTCGCCGACGCCCGCACGGGGCTGTGGGTGGTGCTGGGGTCGGTGGTGCTGCTGCTCGTGGTGGCCTGTGTGAATGTGGCCAACCTGCTGCTCGCGCGGGCCACCTCGCGCACCGCCGAACTCTCCGTGCGCTCGGCCCTCGGCGCCCGACGCAGCCGCCTGGTGCGGCAGATGGTGGCCGAGAGCGTGGGGCTCGCGCTGCTGGGCGGCGCGCTGGGGGTGCTGCTCGGGGTGGTGGGCACGCGACTGCTCGTGGCCCTCGCGCCGGCGGGCACGCCGCGCATCGAGTCGGTGGCGGTGGATCTGCGCATTCTGGCCGTCACCACGGTGGTGGCGGTGGGCGCGGGCATTCTCTTCGGGCTCGCTCCGGCGCTCCAGGTGTCGGGTCGCAATCTGCAGTCGCGGCTGCGGGAGGAGGGGCGCGCGGGACTCGGCGGGCGCAGCGGTCTGCGGCTGCGCAACGCCCTCGTGGCGGCGCAGGTGGCGCTGGCGCTCGTGGTGCTCGTGGGCGCCGGGCTGCTCACCCGCAGCTTCGACAACCTGCGCACCGTCGACCTCGGCTTCGAGCCCGATCGCGCGCTCAGCTTCTTCGTGAACCTGCCGGTGTCGCGGTATCCCGACGGTGCCGAGATTCGGCCCGCGATCCGCGAGTTCGAGCAGCGGCTCGCGGCGGTGCCCGGGGTGGAGCGGGTGGGGACGATCAACTCGCTCCCGCTCTCGGGGTTCGACGGCGACGCCACCTTCTTCATCGAGGGACGCACGCCGCCCCCGCCCGGCCAGGAGTCGGCGGCCTGGCTCCGTCGCGTCACCCCCGACTACCGCGAGGCGGCGGGGCTGCGGCTCCTGTCGGGCCGTTGGATCGAGTCGGCCGACGAGGCCGGGGGCGTGCCGGTGGCGCTGGTGAACGAGACGCTCGTCGAGCGTCACTTTCCAGGTGAGAATCCGATCGGACGCCGCATCGACTTCGGCGAGCCGGGGGGCGCCCTCTACGAGATCGTGGGCGTGGTGGCCGACATCCGCCACTTCTCGATCCGCGACGATCGTCGCGAGGCGGTCTACCTCGCCTTCGATCAGGTGCCCACCCGATCGGCCTTCGTGGTGGTGCGGGCCGCCGAGGGTCGCGACCCGGCGCTGCTCGCCCCCGAGGTGCGACGCGTGGTGAGTGATCTCGACCCCTCCCTGGCGGCCCAGCGCATCACGCCGATGGCCGAACTCGTAGCCGACGCTCTCGCCGCCGACCGCTTCCTCACCACCCTGCTCAACCTCTTCGCGGCGGCCACCCTGGTGCTCGCGGTGGTGGGACTCTACGGGGTGGTGTCGGTGTCGGTGGGCGCGCGCCTGCGGGAGCTGGGCGTACGCATGGCGCTGGGCGCCGAGGCATCGGGCATCGCCGGCCTCGTGGTGCGACGGGCCCTGCTGCTGGTGGGGATCGGCGTCGGGGCCGGAGTCGTGCTGGCGTTCATGGGGACTCCGGTGCTGGCCTCGCTCCTCTACGGTGTGCGCGCCGACGACCCGCTCACCTTCCTGCTCGTGGCCGCTGTGCTCGTGACCGTGGCCGCGGGGGCCGCGGCCGTGCCGGCATGGCGAGCCTCGAGGGTGGATCCGGTGAAGGTGCTGCGGGCGGAGTAG
- a CDS encoding alanine/glycine:cation symporter family protein codes for MNLDQIVEQAVSPLAEALAAFVFFEIPLFGGRWPFVVLWLLAGAVFFTVVHRGINLRGIPLAIRVLRGEFDVPDAPGEVSHAQALSTALSGTVGIGNIGGVAVAIAAGGPGATLWMIVAGFLGMATKYVECTLGVRYRQHNADGSVSGGPMFYLRRGFEERGFPRLGAFLGHFYAVGIVLGCLGIGNMFQSNQAFEQFLFATGGQDSWFVGRGWLFGLMLAAGVGAVIIGGVQVIARVTVRLVPFMGILYLVGALGVIAINAGHLPGAVAAIIEGAFSPQGVAGGVVGTMVIGFQRAVFSNEAGIGSASIAHAAVKTDRPATEGLVALFGPFVDTVVICTLTALVIGVTAQADPVFLEQTTFEGVGMTSEAFRRAVVWSPYPLAVAALLFAFSTALAWSYYGLKGWTSLVGESPAARHLFNLVFCGFVALGSTIQLQSVLDFSDAMVFVLCVPNILGLVVLTPVVKQELARFLERV; via the coding sequence GTGAACCTCGACCAGATCGTCGAACAGGCCGTATCCCCTCTGGCGGAAGCCCTCGCCGCCTTCGTCTTCTTCGAGATCCCGCTGTTCGGGGGCCGGTGGCCCTTCGTGGTGCTGTGGCTGCTCGCGGGCGCCGTCTTCTTCACTGTCGTCCACCGCGGCATCAACCTGCGCGGAATCCCCCTCGCGATCCGCGTGCTCCGGGGCGAGTTCGACGTGCCCGACGCCCCCGGCGAGGTGTCGCACGCCCAGGCGCTGTCGACCGCGCTGTCGGGCACGGTGGGCATCGGCAACATCGGCGGTGTGGCGGTGGCGATCGCCGCCGGAGGACCGGGCGCCACCCTCTGGATGATCGTGGCCGGCTTTCTCGGCATGGCCACCAAGTACGTGGAGTGCACCCTCGGCGTGCGCTACCGGCAGCACAACGCCGACGGCAGCGTGAGCGGCGGGCCGATGTTCTATCTGCGCCGAGGATTCGAGGAGCGCGGCTTTCCGCGACTGGGCGCCTTCCTGGGCCACTTCTACGCCGTCGGCATCGTGCTCGGCTGCCTGGGCATCGGCAACATGTTTCAGTCGAACCAGGCCTTCGAGCAGTTTCTCTTCGCCACGGGCGGGCAAGACAGCTGGTTCGTGGGGCGAGGCTGGCTGTTCGGGTTGATGCTGGCCGCCGGGGTCGGCGCCGTGATCATCGGCGGGGTGCAGGTGATCGCCCGGGTGACGGTGCGGCTGGTGCCCTTCATGGGCATTCTCTACCTGGTGGGCGCCTTGGGCGTGATCGCGATCAACGCCGGGCACCTGCCGGGGGCCGTGGCCGCCATCATCGAGGGTGCCTTCTCGCCGCAGGGGGTGGCCGGCGGCGTGGTCGGCACCATGGTGATCGGCTTTCAGCGCGCCGTGTTTTCGAACGAGGCGGGCATCGGCAGCGCCTCGATCGCGCACGCGGCGGTGAAGACCGACCGCCCCGCCACCGAGGGGCTCGTGGCCCTCTTCGGCCCCTTCGTCGACACGGTGGTGATCTGCACCCTCACCGCCCTGGTCATCGGAGTGACGGCGCAGGCCGACCCGGTGTTTCTCGAGCAGACCACCTTCGAGGGCGTCGGCATGACCTCCGAAGCCTTCCGGCGCGCCGTCGTCTGGTCGCCCTATCCGCTCGCCGTGGCCGCGCTGCTCTTCGCCTTCTCGACAGCGCTCGCCTGGTCGTATTACGGGCTGAAGGGCTGGACCTCGCTCGTGGGCGAGAGCCCCGCGGCCCGCCACCTCTTCAACCTGGTGTTCTGCGGCTTCGTGGCGCTCGGCTCCACCATCCAGCTGCAGAGCGTGCTCGATTTCTCCGACGCCATGGTGTTCGTGCTGTGCGTGCCGAACATTCTCGGCCTCGTGGTGCTCACCCCCGTGGTGAAGCAGGAGCTGGCGCGCTTTCTGGAGCGGGTGTAG
- a CDS encoding TonB-dependent receptor, translating to MPIASTRAALTAAILVLGAGSPSVAAQNPPPLIVEGRVTTRDGAVVPGAGVSVEGLRIEALTDSAGVYRLIGVPSGPQVLRVEALGYATLRQALNLPTTGTVTRDFVIGVQALELDGMTVTADAVGRARGELGTSTVIGEDAIRYQSASSLAGVLELIPGTPLSPPGLVGEQQVSLRAVPTSGISGGASASDLASFGTLLVLDGVPRSNNANLQSLGARSEANFSSSAGGGVDLRSIPASTIERVEVIRGVPSARFGDLTQGVVLVDTRAGEVAPEISGKLDPRSAEVSMVAGRRADWLAGTATLAFDVARTRSAPGLGDDTSQRLAAQFSHRLEREGERRLVLDTRIDLHTLSDDRPENPNVRANSSSESRDEGFMVSERARLEWPGGSSLSFTGALGTLAQRSFFRGVKNRNTTPFTDRIEPGRAVGSFVQGGSYISELTLDGAPWMLYSRIEGDRRFDAAGLSHRLRAGLEVRREWNAGAGYQFDMRTPPQSGFNAVDGFDRPRRFDAIQPIATTSVYLDDAVRRTLSGGVVVNLQAGVRLDLLHDGSTWFSGARDVALQPRFNLEVQPRPWLRLRGGWGRTAKLPSLAQLAPSLQYYDVVNVNWYAADPAERLAILTTFTEDPTNPDLDMSRGQKMEAGLEMDWGGATLSLVAFEDRIRGGVGIDPEPSHLLRDHYQLSDSVQGGGSPPEIIEPATHSDTVPILVYRPDNNIDLTSRGVEVMALLPEIPRLRTRVQLQGTWMRTHRRSEAHQFGSYEQFSDFQLRTVRQRLPYWESLRENGWRALATWRLIHQQPDAGLVVSATIQHNILDRFDDAGGTDSLSFAGYLTRDGRRVPVPLAERGLPEYEDLRGPRSGVLVTELDTPADWLLSLQVRKTLPLDGELSFWAFNLLDRAGIYGDVDTRSRLYASSRFGFELSMPVQEVIPW from the coding sequence ATGCCGATCGCTTCGACCCGCGCCGCGCTCACGGCGGCGATCCTCGTGTTGGGGGCCGGCAGCCCGTCGGTCGCGGCTCAGAACCCGCCGCCCCTGATCGTGGAGGGCCGCGTGACGACCCGAGACGGCGCGGTCGTTCCCGGCGCCGGGGTGAGTGTCGAAGGACTCCGCATCGAGGCGCTCACCGACAGCGCGGGAGTGTACCGGCTGATCGGAGTCCCCTCCGGACCCCAGGTACTCCGGGTCGAGGCGCTCGGCTACGCCACCCTGCGGCAGGCTCTGAACCTGCCCACCACGGGCACCGTCACTCGCGACTTCGTGATCGGCGTGCAGGCGCTCGAGCTCGACGGCATGACGGTCACCGCCGACGCCGTGGGGCGGGCCCGCGGGGAGCTGGGCACGAGCACGGTGATCGGCGAGGACGCGATTCGCTATCAATCGGCCTCGAGTCTGGCCGGGGTGCTCGAACTCATTCCGGGCACGCCCCTCAGCCCGCCAGGCCTGGTGGGAGAACAACAGGTGTCGCTGCGCGCCGTACCGACGTCCGGCATCTCGGGCGGGGCGTCGGCGTCCGACCTCGCCTCGTTCGGCACCCTGCTCGTGCTCGACGGCGTGCCCCGCTCCAACAACGCCAACCTCCAGTCTCTCGGCGCGCGCAGCGAGGCCAACTTCTCCTCGTCGGCAGGTGGTGGCGTCGATCTGCGTTCCATTCCGGCGAGCACGATCGAGCGGGTGGAGGTGATCCGGGGCGTGCCCTCGGCCCGTTTCGGCGATCTGACCCAGGGGGTCGTCCTGGTCGACACCCGCGCGGGCGAAGTGGCCCCCGAGATCTCGGGCAAGCTCGACCCCCGCTCGGCCGAGGTGAGCATGGTCGCGGGACGCCGCGCGGACTGGCTCGCCGGCACGGCCACCCTGGCGTTCGACGTCGCCCGCACCCGCAGTGCCCCGGGGCTGGGCGACGACACGAGTCAGCGACTGGCGGCCCAGTTCTCGCACCGGCTGGAGCGCGAGGGGGAGCGCCGCCTGGTGCTCGACACCCGGATCGACCTCCACACGCTGAGCGACGATCGGCCCGAGAACCCGAACGTGCGCGCGAACAGTTCGTCGGAGAGCCGCGACGAAGGCTTCATGGTGTCTGAACGCGCCCGGCTGGAGTGGCCCGGGGGCTCGTCGCTCTCCTTCACCGGAGCCCTCGGCACACTGGCCCAGCGATCGTTCTTCCGCGGCGTGAAGAACCGCAACACCACCCCGTTCACCGACCGGATCGAACCCGGGCGCGCGGTCGGCAGCTTCGTGCAGGGGGGATCCTACATCTCCGAACTCACCCTCGACGGGGCCCCGTGGATGCTCTACAGCCGCATCGAGGGGGATCGCCGCTTCGACGCGGCGGGGCTGTCGCATCGACTCCGGGCGGGTCTCGAAGTGCGTCGCGAGTGGAATGCGGGGGCCGGCTATCAGTTCGATATGCGCACGCCTCCCCAGTCGGGGTTCAACGCGGTGGACGGTTTCGATCGGCCCCGGCGCTTCGACGCGATCCAACCGATCGCCACCACCAGTGTCTATCTCGACGACGCGGTACGCCGCACGCTGTCGGGCGGCGTGGTGGTCAATCTTCAGGCGGGGGTGAGACTCGACCTCCTGCACGACGGATCGACCTGGTTCAGCGGCGCCCGAGACGTGGCCCTTCAGCCGCGCTTCAACCTGGAGGTGCAGCCCCGACCCTGGCTGCGACTGCGCGGGGGCTGGGGGCGGACCGCCAAGCTGCCGTCGCTCGCCCAGCTCGCCCCATCGCTGCAGTACTACGACGTGGTCAACGTGAACTGGTACGCGGCCGATCCGGCCGAGCGGCTCGCGATTCTCACCACCTTCACGGAAGACCCCACCAACCCCGACCTCGACATGTCGCGCGGGCAGAAGATGGAGGCGGGACTCGAGATGGACTGGGGCGGTGCGACGCTGTCTCTCGTGGCCTTCGAGGATCGCATTCGCGGCGGCGTCGGCATCGACCCCGAACCGTCGCATCTCCTCCGCGATCACTATCAACTCTCCGACTCCGTGCAGGGCGGCGGGTCTCCCCCGGAGATCATCGAACCGGCCACGCACAGTGACACGGTACCGATCCTCGTCTATCGCCCCGACAACAACATCGACCTCACCAGTCGGGGGGTGGAGGTGATGGCTCTGCTGCCCGAGATCCCTCGACTCCGCACGCGGGTGCAGCTGCAGGGCACCTGGATGCGCACCCACCGGCGGAGTGAGGCCCATCAGTTCGGCTCATACGAACAGTTTTCGGATTTCCAGTTGAGAACCGTCCGACAGCGCCTGCCCTACTGGGAGTCGCTCCGGGAGAACGGGTGGCGGGCGCTCGCCACCTGGCGGTTGATCCACCAGCAGCCCGATGCGGGGCTGGTGGTGAGCGCCACGATCCAGCACAACATTCTCGACCGGTTCGACGATGCCGGCGGCACCGACTCCCTGTCGTTCGCCGGGTATCTCACCCGCGACGGGCGGCGGGTGCCCGTGCCCCTCGCCGAGCGCGGCCTGCCCGAGTACGAGGATCTGCGGGGGCCCCGTTCCGGCGTGCTCGTGACCGAGCTCGACACGCCGGCCGATTGGCTGCTCAGTCTTCAGGTGCGCAAGACGCTGCCCCTCGACGGCGAACTGTCGTTCTGGGCCTTCAACCTGCTCGACCGTGCCGGCATCTACGGCGATGTGGACACGCGCTCTCGACTCTACGCCTCGAGTCGGTTCGGATTCGAGTTGTCGATGCCGGTGCAGGAGGTGATCCCATGGTGA
- a CDS encoding TlpA disulfide reductase family protein — protein sequence MSASATRPWLIALLVGLTGVTALAGVLMMRNSELRTTTEDLMERSRFAHPGAYVPEFEAPLVGGDAVRVGTLGAPTDGQLLFFFNTTCEYCRASIPSINALARRADMAVIGVSLDSLHLAEMYVHDHDVTYPVAALTERRIAELYRVRAVPMVILVDGYGRVAYARRGVLEGSAPLDSILDAVRTLRAREPESAAVALDAGSS from the coding sequence ATGAGTGCGAGCGCAACGCGGCCCTGGCTGATTGCTCTGCTGGTGGGCCTCACGGGGGTGACCGCCCTCGCCGGTGTACTGATGATGCGCAACAGTGAACTCCGCACCACCACCGAAGACCTGATGGAGCGGTCTCGGTTCGCGCACCCCGGCGCCTACGTACCGGAGTTCGAGGCCCCGCTCGTGGGAGGCGACGCCGTCCGGGTCGGCACACTCGGCGCGCCCACCGACGGGCAGCTGCTCTTCTTCTTCAACACCACCTGCGAGTATTGCCGGGCGTCGATCCCGTCGATCAATGCGCTCGCCCGGCGGGCAGATATGGCGGTGATCGGGGTATCGCTCGATTCCCTCCATCTGGCCGAGATGTACGTCCACGACCACGACGTGACGTACCCGGTGGCCGCCCTCACGGAGCGGCGGATCGCAGAGCTGTATCGCGTGCGCGCGGTCCCGATGGTGATTCTGGTGGACGGATACGGCCGTGTGGCCTATGCGCGAAGGGGCGTTCTCGAGGGGTCGGCTCCCCTCGACTCCATCCTCGATGCGGTTCGCACTCTGCGCGCTCGCGAGCCGGAATCGGCGGCGGTAGCCCTCGACGCGGGATCGTCCTGA